The genomic stretch TACGAATGAGCTACACCAAATGACAACAGTGTCAACAATAGCAGTATGTTcactatattatataaaaaaattcaattgcaaaataatttagttttaaatgtgattttttttttcattttaatatttttattaaatttaaattaaaaaattacaattatgcatttagcagacttacagggcattcaggctatcaatttttacctatcatgtgttcccggggaatcgaacccacaaccttgcactagCTTGTTTGCTAACGcaacgctctaccagttgagctacagtcAGGAACACTAAATtagataaataatttattaaattagattaataataaaaatatcaataattaaactataaaagataaataaatatgtatcaaTTATGTaagtattaaaaacaacaatttaaccAACTGCATAAAGATAAAACAAGCAACAGGTGTGAACAGGTGTAATGTGTCTGTAAATAAACTTTCATAGTCAGagaacaataatatttaatattgaagGAGGACTTACCCTCTGTAGGCTCATTGCTGGATATGTATTTGAGCTTCGAAGAGTTGCTAGCGTAACTCAGGAGAAGCCGGTGTAATGTGGCCCCCACTGCAAAAGAGCCGGACCGACTGTCCACATCTCGCCACAACACACCTCCCTCTGACGCACAACCACACACTCACAGATCCACAGCAACACACGGGACACGATGTTCACGAGCGCCCCTTGTCCTCAAGATACGCTTTCTATATCCCCTCTCTGTCTTTGGGAGTCAAAACATCTCTTTCCCTCAGGCTGCTTTGTCTTGCATCTCTGTCCCTCTGTACAGATAAAACGAGGGTATGTCAGTTTTGAAGTGGAAACACGATCCGGCGCATTGCGTAACTGGAGTGTTGCATTCCTGCGTGACAACTAAAGCTTTAATTGTTACCGAATAAACATTCACATTCAGATAAATGCAGTTCCTGTTTACTGATTGGCTGTGTTATCAAAGCTTTTTGCATATTGCATTATGCCAAACAGAGTGTTTTTTGCTATTTTCTAAAATCATAATGTGTTTGCTAAGGAGTCAAAAAGCCACTCTGTTGTCATTCTGAGTGGTGTTGCATGTTTCTGTGTTTGCCAGCTGTCAAAAGAGTGTGAAGAGGAGCCTAACTCAGGAGAAGCGTGTTCTGGGTGGATATCAAAACAGCCACAATGCTAGGATGTTGCTATGCAGCTCCTAAAGTGTTCAGTGTGTCGCTAGGTGAATATTTACCTGGCCAAGATAAAAGTAAACGTTCTGGGTAGATATGGACCTGAATCAAAACAGCCACAGTGCTAGCCTCTTGCTATGGCTAATAAGGCATTATAaattgtttttagcatgttgctatttggttgctaatataaaaagtataaatcCCTAAGCATGAGCAACAGAAATGGCATGCTAGCATTAGCAAACACCAGcaaaaattaattcaaatgacTGATTAGCCATGTCAGTCAACACTGTTAGCATTTTACATTGCACTCTTACAGTACAAAAGAGTTCCTTTAAAAATGATGAAGGAGCATAATTTCACCTTTATAGGCTATACATGATCAAAGGAACTGAATGTTCATAAAATATAACGTCTTCATGGCATTTTTTTCATTGACAGACATATATTGAACACTGTCGTCCGCCTCCAGTCTGGCCCTGAAACACGTGTCAGGGAGTTTAATGGATGTTTGTGGAGCACAGCTCAAGAGCCTATTGTCTACGCTTGGCCTGCTTCACTGGGGCCCTTTAGCGGAGACCCCAGATGATTGGATCAGGTTACTGAAGTAGGCATTCATCATTTAGAAACCCTGTTAAACTGCGTTCAGGCGGATACAGGGAATAAGAGGAAGTGGAATTTTTTGGTCAAATTTTGAACATCTTGTATTTGAAAAATCAACCCGTCCGAAGCGTGCTTGTGCCTGTcaagtggtcctgggggtcgatttTGATTGTACCTGGCTTCATCTCTTATTAGGAATTCTTCTTCTCTGTCCCTTCCTCGTGTTTCGGTTCATGAATAAAACACAGCCAAGCTCGATGTCTGAGCTCAGCTTACACACGCAGCGCTGGCGTCTTTAGAAGGGGGTCCCTGCCTACCCGCTATATCATCGAGACAACCCCTGGAGTGCTTCCAGACTCctataagcacacacacacacacacacacacacacagagagagaaacactttCCATGGCAGACTTCACCTCAATGAAACTCTCACCGTGTTTAACAACGTATCAGATCGTTCATTACACAAAAGTGATTAGCAACTAAACTCAACTGACCATTCGGTTGATATGATGCTTGTAATCGGGACTAGAACAACTATTCTGGATCTCAGACTAGATTTCCCCATTTAAGGAAAATGGGACATGAAAGTTTTGCCACGTAGATATGCAAAAACTGTACACCTAACAGTCATTTTATAATACAAATTCTAGAAGTACTGTTAGCCACCGAGTCACCAGATTTCtctgcattcaaaataaataatttctaatttgAAAACATGTGgaaaacaattgttttattttattatttcctctGCTCCAGAGCTGTTTTTTTGCAGTACTACTACTGGTCAGCAGGTGGCAAGTATCAAGGATCAAGCTATGCATAAACTTTACTTAAAATAAAGGGAAGAAACAATGTTTTAAAactctaaatattttaaaatgctttttcgtCCAATATATTTAATTCATCGAGTGCCATATAGCTGGCTCcgaaataacaatatttttatatataataaaattaagatttaaaaacaatacatttttaaatatatatatatatatatatatatatatatatatgcacagctaaaaatcagtgtgtaatattaattacataatattaaaataatggttATATTTCACACTATGAATGTAGTTTAATAACTGGATATTATATTTTGACACTTTATTTATCATtgtattatatatactgtaatatattatacaatgatataatcattttataaaattgcatacttttttttttacactaaatgttatttttgttttggtaTATGCAAGTACaatatactgaacaaaatgttatttatatatatatatataaaatatgtctaTTATGGTCTTAAACTGTAATTTTAAATTAGCCTGAAATTAATTTCGGAGTCAAATAACCTACTTCCTGACCAGAAAAGCAGCACAGAAGACGGCAATTTCACGTGACATTAACAAATGGCATGACACTGTTTATTTAACAGCAttcaaaattacacatttttgtgATGAAATACACAGACAAAACAGTCTTTCGATTCCTCTCGATTCCATCAAAAAGGCTtggaggaaaaagaaaaagaagcctAATAATGGATGAGACGGACTCTTCCTCAGTCCAGCAGAGTCTAAAGTCAACTGTTATTATCTCGAAACAAACCGTGAATGCTGAGCACCGTTCTGAGCTTCttggcaaaaaaatattaagtgccCTTGTATGAGAAACAGTCTGATGCGTTTAAGGTGTGGTGCTGGTGGTCCTGGAGGGTTTGGGATGAGTGGGAGTGTGTTACTGAGGAGGTAAGGGGATGCCGCGGGGGTCTGTGACCTGCCCTTCCTGTAGGTTTTTGACCAGCTGAGCGAGCCAGCGTTTGGTGGTGGAGTCATCCTTTAGCACTTGAGCAAACGTGGTGTCCTTTAACTGGTCGGGCAGGCACTGACGCAGAGCTTCTCTCGCCCTGAGAGACACAAAATATGATTTAGATTTCCTTTTTTTTGATGCACCCCCTACAGGCCAACAGGGAACTCTAAAAGCAGGGGAAAAAATACCTGGAGTTGTCAGAGAGTCGTAAATAACAGCGCACAACATGCTTCAGCAGGCGAGCCGAAGGCTCCTTAGACAACTGAAGAACCATCTTCCcctgcaagacaaaaaaaataaagatgtgtGTGTAAAAATCTGTAGGTAAATTGGTTACAAATCACCTTGCAAAACTGATTAATAttggcatttattaaaaaataaataaaaaatgaatcacCAGAATCATGGCGACATGTGAAAAGCGTTCGTAGGTCTGGCAGATATACGCGAGACCCGTGTCATCCAGGAGGATCTTCTGCAGTATAAATGTGGCCACCTGGGAGAAACACACACCTGCTAAATACATCCATCCTTCTGAATCCACTCATTAAGTATATATGTTAGAGGGAAGATTTTAGAAAGCGGACCGTTTTGGAGAGCTCGCTGCCGGACTCCATGATGCGCAGACAGAGAGGAATGATTTCGGTGGTCAACAGGAAGTTGATCACCTCCTGCTCATCTGTTTTCACTAGTGCACCTGtaagagaaacacatttcagTCCACTCTTTCATACGAAGAGGCTTCTTGATTGTTTTCTGGATCAGCTGGCTTTCTTACCGATAACACCCAGACTTGTGAGCCGCAGGTATTCAAAGGGACGAGTTTTACTGACCGTGTGCAGAAAGGGGTACAGAAACAGAGGGATGTGAGCTGCCAGGAAAGCAGAGCTGAGGATGAAGAACAAAAGGGGCAGCGGGGGGGAGTCAGTGTAGCACAGAATTAATAAGAGTTTATAATTTGATGTGTGTACAGGAAGTGAGTTACCGTGTCTCGACGTGGGAGGCCACACACTGCAGCAGTGCTAAAGCGTTACACACTCGATTAGACTGATGTGCTGTCAGTGTCGGGGGGTTTATAGATGGGTAGATATTCACAATCTCctgtaaaatttttttaaatgtttaagaaaatgtgtgtgtatatatatatatatatatatatatatatatatatatatatatatatatatatatatatatatatatatatatatgacaccaTAACATTTAAAGTTTACAAATAAATACTAAAGagctttattcattttaatattattgtaaatattattaatgtattttttctatataaatttttataatatCTGAATTAATGCGgatacaaaatattacaaataattttttactgtaaaatgttattcattttcaTCAATTCTTTTGGGAGGATTTATGAATTCAAAAACttctcttaaatatttttttttgtatcaattatatatatattatttttataagttgCTCCTTTTTCACTTAAAAGcacatttcacccaaaaatgaaaattgtcaattTATTCAAGTTTTTCCAAATTCAGTTCTTGATTCAACTTTCTCaagcttaattgatttggtctaaagagagaagagttcattattattttattttaaagacgaCATATAAAAATAGCTACCACAATAAAATTTGGTAACTACAGTTTGGCTAAAACTATTGActaaaatgcaatgacttttcgtcgactaaaactatgaaagactcaaatgactaaaatgtgactaagactatTAATCATTTTCGTCTCAAgataaagactaagactaaatcaaaaatgcctgcCAAAATTAACAGTGGTACAAACATAACATTGCCTGCTAGCCAGGTCTCATCTTATTGCGTGTTAAACTGATTTTTCGGCGCACCTGTAGGAGAGCTGCTATAGTACCGCAGGAGTGCCAGAGCATCGGGGCCAGATCTGCCACAGACTCCCTCTTCTTGCTGAGCTCCAGCAGGGCGTTCTCACGCGTTTCAGGGCTGGAGAGCTCGTTGATCCATTGATAGATCTTGTCACGATCCACCTGCGTCAGACCCACCGTGGTTACAGTCTACAAGACAGCGATTACACAGCTCGACTTACAAAatcaaaatgagaaaataaacGAACACTAGAACCAATATTTATTAGAAAAATCAAGCTTGATTTCTATTCACATtgtggtgttttttattgttattactaaaaatgcatctttttttgtgcatttccTTTAATAGCAAGGTTTCTTTTATTTAcactattttgtttttataatttaatcattCTACCAAAACgtttgaattatttaataatgtttgttttcatgTCCCGTATTTTCTATCCATGCACTTTGTTATAATCTTACATGAAATGTTCTAAATAACCATTATTTGacgaattattttttttttttttattaatggatAAGGCAATGTGTTCAGAAaccgcaacaacaacaacaacaaaaaagactaACTACTGATATTCTGCATAAACcaattaaattattatgattaataaaaTTATCACTCACATTACTAATGGCACTTGAAAAACTCAGACTCGTAATTTCCTAAGACTCTTTTTTTCAGACTTCAGATATTCTAATAAACATATAAACTCACATAATCGTATCCTAATGTAAAGCTTATAAAGTTTTATTACATCACCATAGTAATTGACTGCATTAGCTTTAGCCGTTAGCTCTATCAGGCCCCAGAATAAACAAGCATAATTTGCCCCAAAACGTGCAAAATCTCACCGTTCCTGTAGCCAACATCCTCCCTACCACTTTACTGAGATCTCCAGAGTACGGGTGAGCTGTAGTGGGTAAAACAAAGAGGAAAAAAATCGGGTTTACATTAGCAAATATGCTAAAAGAAAACAACCGCCATCGGCCGcttctgctgctgtctcttcttcttcttcggttcttcttcttcttctcttattTAATGGTGGGCTGCAACCAACGTTaaggtgcataccgccacctactgtactggagTATGTATAATCATGTCATTTTACAAATTTAGATTCGAATCCACAACCCTGAGTTCTTCTACGGTATGTGGTGTAGGATGCAAAATTGTTATCTTATTGTTTTACAGATTCAAATGTCTCTGTGTTCCCCTTTTATAtcatctaatgttttttttttttttaaaaaggagtTCTTCTACCACGGTCCTTTTCCGGTAGACTTTTCTTCTTTGGCGTAAGTTTTATGGAGAGTAATAAGGGATCTAGCGTTCACTGCTGCCCTCAAGCTGACTCTGTTCATTAAAAATGtactcttataataataataagaataagaataatactactattactactaataataattgtattattattaaaataacaaaatagaaCCACtgtaatattacataaaaattatagaacgatagatagatagatgatataTAGAAAGATAGAACATAagaatatataatatgaaattattcaaataactattattatattattacaataaaaaaacaatattattattatactgaatTGGCATATAAAAATGACTAATATTAGAGGGAAATTATGTGTCAGATCATGTTATTTCTGCCGTGTATGTATTCTATATAAACTGAATCCTTTTTGCCAGTGGAGATTCTCTGTGATTGGAATGAGGTCTAAGCTTTCACAGCAGTACTTTTAGACTTTTAGACTTCACACATGTGTTCTGAATTCTGAGGAACAGTACTGTTTTACATGCCATGTATGTGTAAGCACATGCTCCAAGACCTGTGTCGCTGGCATCGCTGTTCACCAAGGGTAGCTGGAAGTTTGGATGGCCCATAATTGGAGTAGTTATTGTTTATGCAAGTCGAGCACTGGATAAGGCTAAAATCAGTTACACCGCTACAGAAAACCTTCGTCCCTTCGCGGGGCACCACAGTCACCAGTGCCAGAAAGTTTCTCATCGCCTACAACGTTAACCTTCTGATCACAAAGGAACAGGTTTACAGAAAGTTTAGCTATGTCTGTGTGTGACACACATAATAATGTGGTTAAAATAAGCATGGTCAAATATTCAAACCAGCAGGAAATTAAAGGTCTTATTTCATTCATCTTTCATTATTCTGTCAGGTTATCAGCAAATAAGAACTCGACTCCTTGGGGCCGTTCGTTCCAAAGGAGAGAACCATAGAGtaaatatagataaaataatatacatgATATTTCTGATGTCTAACAGAAGGACTGTATCTGATTGGTTGATGCTGAGTTTAGGTATACTGTATGGTCCAGGACAATCAGGACGATGGCCGGCTTGCGTCTCTGTCCCTACAGAAGTTCATCCACAGTGTCGGGGCCAGAACAGCGGCTCCTGGTGGAGGGTccatttatattttaacttaCAAAACATATACTTCGTTTTGGAAATATCAAAGATTTTTGTTAGAAAACAAAATTGatctatttaaatgtatgttattttatttatatctgtaAAATGAtcagaatataaaataattgttttaaatattatgcatatccttaaaatgcataaaaaaatatatataaatatttattttaacattttggaatatattaagacacacacacaatttaataattttatattaatcataatatttttattttatatgtattttattcatttgaatttatACACTCTATAGTCAACATAggaaaaatactatatttaacatatattattatatacattattattattatagattgtttgccagaataaataaataaataaataaatgaataaataaataaataaaatatatatatatatatatggttatatatatatatatgcagctcTGGGCTGCATGGTCAGTCAGATGACGTACGGAAAGAGACTCATCCCTCCATTTCATGAATCCATGAGCGACTTCTTATTAAAAGTGTACGCTGCATCAATGACCTTTAACAGCTACATGgtacaaaaccaaacacaaacaaaatactGTGGCTTTAAAAGgatttgtattttgaataaattttgCCATTAAATATGCAACTTGTGTAATCAAACCTCTGTAGAATAAGTTGTCATGCATGCACAAAATATTTGATAACTGTTTTCTTGCACGATTTCCTTCATTAGGCTGCTCTGAAACTGCCCAAAGGCACACCTGATGAAAACATCTGGTACAGTTCATTACTTCTGTGAAATTTCAACAAACAAACCCATCCTTTCAATCCATCAAACTATAGAGACAATATATGTCACCAGGAAAAACTAGGAACATTCTGTCTCGTGTTAAACCTGTTTGAGCATTTGATTGATGTAAAAAACATGTCAGTCATGCATCACAAAAGAAACATGAAAGACTAGGAACATATTTGCAGAGAGGAGCCTGACTGGTATATAACTAACCTTCACAACCATTCAACTTGCATTTAACAGTAAATTGTCTTTGTGGAAATGTGGTTATAGAAGGCAAATTACAACCACACtggcaaaaacacacataaacatggcACAGTAGCTATGACAacctttgtattatttatatatatatattcacacacacacacacacatatatatttacaatgtatttattatcctctatatttctttaaaatatgtaatatgttatatatataaatgcttgtGATGACACAATATGAAAATACATCTTTTCAATCCAAGCACTTTCCACTAAGAGTAAACTGCTGATTTTGCATTTGGGAAAATGACAAATAACATGACTCTGAAGGTCAAAATAAGCTGATATCAGCTTTAATTTCAATGCATCATTCTTGTCAGGTAGCGGCTAAAGCTTTGGAAACAGTATTTGGAGCATTTTACGACGTTATTATGAATCTGAAGGACATCACGGATGCTTCATTCAGGGAAAACATTTAACATTCACTATTTTATATCTAGGTCAGGGCTCCCATAGTGCATTTTAATAACCCACATGTTTTTCTCTGCATCTAAGAACCACACTTTAAGTGATACGAAACTTGTTTTAAGGAACGCATAAATGGCAAAGAGCCAATTGCAATTGTTCCTGGTAATCAGACTGAAGCGAGAGTGTCTGTGCTGTTAAAGAACGCCAAAGAGAATGATAACAGAGGACATAATGCAGACTGTAACTCACACCAGATCAAATAAAGACACTCTCTGGTGTACAACTTTATTGTAAGTGCattaactaaaatacattttgcatttatttatacccATTATGCAAGCATGGATAACTGAATTAACTAAAATACAAGAAAGTATTGTGTAGCTTGTTAAAGAGATTTTGGAAAAATGGAGGGGTGGTCCCTTATTGAAGGTGGTAGCAGATTAACATAGGCTTGAGGACGTGCTATTTCGACATGAGCAAACAGCCAGAAGGCTATTGCTACGACTTTTCAGTGCACTGGCaaccagccaaaaaaaaaaacccataataATAAGAGTAAGGTTTGCACAGACAAGCATCACTCATATTTTTATTAGGCAATGTAGAAATACCCTTCTTGCCACTTCCAAGTAACTCATCTAAAGTGAGTGGCAGTGTAGTCATGAAATAACTGCAATTGCACTTTCTAG from Carassius gibelio isolate Cgi1373 ecotype wild population from Czech Republic chromosome A22, carGib1.2-hapl.c, whole genome shotgun sequence encodes the following:
- the LOC127942725 gene encoding CCR4-NOT transcription complex subunit 9 isoform X1, whose product is MLATGTTVTTVGLTQVDRDKIYQWINELSSPETRENALLELSKKRESVADLAPMLWHSCGTIAALLQEIVNIYPSINPPTLTAHQSNRVCNALALLQCVASHVETRSAFLAAHIPLFLYPFLHTVSKTRPFEYLRLTSLGVIGALVKTDEQEVINFLLTTEIIPLCLRIMESGSELSKTVATFILQKILLDDTGLAYICQTYERFSHVAMILGKMVLQLSKEPSARLLKHVVRCYLRLSDNSRAREALRQCLPDQLKDTTFAQVLKDDSTTKRWLAQLVKNLQEGQVTDPRGIPLPPQ
- the LOC127942725 gene encoding CCR4-NOT transcription complex subunit 9 isoform X2 gives rise to the protein MLATGTVDRDKIYQWINELSSPETRENALLELSKKRESVADLAPMLWHSCGTIAALLQEIVNIYPSINPPTLTAHQSNRVCNALALLQCVASHVETRSAFLAAHIPLFLYPFLHTVSKTRPFEYLRLTSLGVIGALVKTDEQEVINFLLTTEIIPLCLRIMESGSELSKTVATFILQKILLDDTGLAYICQTYERFSHVAMILGKMVLQLSKEPSARLLKHVVRCYLRLSDNSRAREALRQCLPDQLKDTTFAQVLKDDSTTKRWLAQLVKNLQEGQVTDPRGIPLPPQ